One stretch of Roseovarius mucosus DNA includes these proteins:
- a CDS encoding J domain-containing protein, protein MSKSDPFGFDMSVSSAKKKNPRGRRGMSGASETSTRVCDHEGCEEAGKYRAPKAPDVLDDYFWFCQQHVRDYNLKWNFFDGTTEAELNAQMSKDKVWERETRRITDPEARAWARLGIEDPHQVLGVNATQNPGKKKGGTRKLPPTERRAIEILEAEDTWTKAELRKAYKSLIKVLHPDINGGDRSQEEQLQQVVWAWEQIKESRNFK, encoded by the coding sequence ATGTCCAAATCAGATCCCTTCGGTTTCGATATGTCCGTCTCCTCGGCCAAGAAGAAGAATCCGCGCGGTCGGCGGGGCATGTCCGGCGCTTCCGAAACCTCGACCCGCGTATGCGATCACGAGGGCTGCGAAGAGGCGGGCAAATATCGCGCCCCCAAGGCGCCCGATGTGCTCGACGATTACTTCTGGTTCTGCCAGCAGCATGTGCGCGACTATAACCTCAAGTGGAACTTCTTTGATGGCACCACCGAGGCAGAGTTGAACGCGCAGATGTCCAAGGACAAGGTGTGGGAGCGTGAAACACGCCGCATTACCGATCCCGAGGCGCGCGCTTGGGCACGCCTGGGCATCGAGGACCCGCATCAGGTGCTGGGCGTCAACGCCACCCAGAACCCCGGCAAGAAAAAAGGCGGCACCCGCAAACTGCCCCCCACCGAACGCCGCGCCATCGAGATCCTCGAGGCCGAGGATACCTGGACCAAGGCCGAATTGCGCAAGGCGTATAAATCGCTGATCAAGGTGCTGCACCCGGATATCAACGGCGGCGACCGTAGCCAGGAAGAACAGTTGCAACAGGTGGTCTGGGCGTGGGAACAGATCAAGGAAAGCCGCAACTTCAAATAG
- a CDS encoding FAD-dependent monooxygenase — protein sequence MTLDGLNIAVIGAGIGGLAVARALCLRGADVTLLEQAPEISEVGAGLQISPNGFAVLRALGLDVPLVARSMQAQAVSLRDYQRGEVLRLDLAGLQDRNYHFIHRADLIDVLAEGAREVGVKVRLMQKVSAVEGGERPCVRMANDSRFDADLVIGADGLHSVVRRALNGTLAPFFTRQVAWRAVVPNLWGRGPEAQVHMGPMRHVVSYPLREGTLLNLVAVQERAAWTEESWSQKDDPMALRAAFGDFGPEVQAMLSAVEEVHLWGLFRHPVAQVWQRDGLALLGDAAHPTLPFMAQGASMALEDAWVLVDALSAAEGLAEGLAAYQGRRDARVRRVVEAANRNAWKYHLSFPPLRWAAHTALRAGGAFAPERMLRQFDWLYGHDVTRKAG from the coding sequence ATGACACTGGATGGGCTGAACATCGCGGTCATTGGGGCCGGAATTGGCGGGCTGGCCGTCGCGCGCGCGTTGTGCCTGCGCGGGGCGGATGTGACCCTGTTGGAGCAAGCACCCGAGATTTCCGAAGTGGGGGCTGGATTGCAGATCAGCCCCAATGGCTTTGCCGTGCTGCGCGCGCTTGGGCTGGATGTGCCGCTTGTGGCGCGGTCGATGCAGGCGCAAGCTGTCAGTCTGCGCGATTATCAGCGGGGCGAGGTGCTGCGGCTGGATCTGGCGGGGTTACAGGATCGAAATTATCATTTCATCCACCGTGCAGACCTGATCGACGTGTTGGCCGAGGGCGCACGCGAGGTCGGGGTCAAGGTGCGGCTGATGCAAAAGGTCAGTGCGGTCGAGGGCGGCGAGCGTCCCTGCGTGCGGATGGCCAATGACTCGCGGTTTGATGCGGATCTGGTGATCGGGGCGGACGGGCTGCATTCGGTGGTGCGGCGCGCGCTGAATGGCACACTGGCGCCGTTCTTTACCCGGCAAGTGGCATGGCGGGCGGTGGTGCCCAATCTTTGGGGGCGCGGCCCTGAGGCGCAGGTGCATATGGGGCCGATGCGCCATGTGGTGAGCTATCCGTTGCGGGAGGGCACGCTGCTTAATCTGGTGGCGGTGCAAGAGCGCGCCGCCTGGACCGAGGAAAGCTGGAGCCAGAAGGATGATCCGATGGCGCTGCGCGCGGCCTTTGGCGATTTCGGGCCAGAGGTGCAGGCGATGCTGTCGGCGGTCGAGGAGGTGCATCTGTGGGGGCTGTTCCGGCATCCGGTGGCGCAGGTCTGGCAGCGGGACGGGCTGGCGCTGTTGGGGGATGCCGCGCACCCGACCTTGCCCTTTATGGCGCAGGGGGCGTCGATGGCGCTGGAGGATGCCTGGGTTCTGGTCGATGCTCTGAGTGCGGCGGAGGGGCTTGCCGAGGGGCTGGCGGCCTATCAGGGGCGGCGCGACGCACGGGTGCGGCGGGTGGTTGAGGCGGCCAATCGCAATGCGTGGAAATACCACCTGAGTTTTCCGCCGCTCCGCTGGGCGGCGCATACGGCGTTACGGGCCGGCGGGGCATTCGCGCCCGAGCGCATGTTGCGGCAGTTTGACTGGCTTTATGGCCATGACGTGACGCGCAAGGCGGGGTAG
- the dksA gene encoding RNA polymerase-binding protein DksA gives MPDTGLDEGIEMKAEVFLPEDYQPAEDEPFMNDRQLEYFRRKLIAWRLELLEGSRETIEGLQDGTRAIPDVADRASEETDRALELRTRDRQRKLVGKIDAALRRIEDGEFGYCEMTGEPISLKRLDARPIATMTLEAQERHERREKVHRDD, from the coding sequence ATGCCAGACACTGGCCTTGATGAGGGGATCGAGATGAAAGCGGAAGTATTTCTGCCCGAAGATTACCAGCCAGCGGAAGATGAGCCGTTCATGAATGACCGGCAGCTGGAGTATTTTCGGCGCAAGCTGATTGCCTGGCGGCTGGAGTTGCTGGAGGGCAGCAGGGAGACAATCGAAGGATTGCAGGATGGCACTCGGGCGATTCCGGATGTGGCCGACCGAGCCAGCGAAGAAACGGATCGTGCGCTCGAATTGCGCACCCGCGACCGTCAGCGCAAGCTGGTGGGCAAGATCGACGCCGCGTTGCGGCGGATCGAGGATGGCGAATTTGGCTATTGCGAGATGACCGGCGAGCCGATCAGCCTCAAGCGGCTGGACGCGCGGCCCATCGCCACCATGACGCTGGAGGCGCAGGAGCGCCATGAGCGGCGCGAAAAGGTGCATCGCGACGATTGA
- a CDS encoding AAA family ATPase translates to MKFQGTEAYVATEDLTVAVNAAVTLERPLLVKGEPGTGKTELARQVAGALGLRLIEWNIKSTTKAQQGLYEYDAVSRLRDSQLGEARVHDVANYIKRGKLWEAFASDEKVVLLIDEIDKADIEFPNDLLQELDRMEFHVYETGETIRARHRPVIIITSNNEKELPDAFLRRCFFHYIRFPDPETLRRIVEVHHPGIKDALLSTALTQFFEIRDQPGLKKKPSTSEVLDWLKLILAEDLTPEDLRRDGADALPKLHGALLKNEQDVHLFERLAFMARRQR, encoded by the coding sequence ATGAAATTCCAAGGCACCGAGGCCTATGTCGCCACCGAAGACCTGACCGTCGCCGTCAACGCCGCCGTGACATTGGAACGCCCCCTGCTGGTCAAGGGCGAACCCGGCACAGGCAAGACCGAATTGGCCCGGCAGGTGGCAGGTGCGCTTGGCCTGCGGCTGATCGAGTGGAATATCAAATCCACCACCAAAGCCCAACAAGGCCTTTATGAATACGACGCCGTCAGCCGCCTGCGCGACAGCCAGTTGGGCGAGGCGCGGGTGCATGATGTGGCCAATTACATAAAACGCGGCAAACTCTGGGAGGCCTTCGCCTCTGACGAAAAGGTCGTGCTGCTCATCGACGAGATCGACAAGGCCGATATCGAGTTTCCCAATGACTTGCTGCAAGAACTCGACCGCATGGAATTCCATGTCTACGAGACAGGCGAGACCATCCGCGCCCGCCACCGCCCCGTCATCATCATCACCTCGAACAATGAAAAAGAACTGCCCGACGCCTTTCTGCGCCGCTGCTTCTTTCACTACATCCGCTTTCCCGATCCCGAAACCCTGCGGCGCATCGTCGAGGTGCACCATCCCGGCATCAAGGACGCGCTCCTGTCGACCGCCCTCACCCAGTTTTTCGAGATCCGCGATCAGCCGGGCCTCAAGAAAAAACCCTCGACCTCCGAAGTTTTGGATTGGCTCAAACTGATCCTAGCCGAGGATCTGACCCCCGAGGATCTGCGCCGCGACGGGGCAGATGCCCTGCCCAAACTGCACGGCGCGCTTCTCAAGAACGAGCAGGATGTGCATCTATTTGAGCGTCTCGCCTTCATGGCGCGCCGCCAGAGATAA
- a CDS encoding DUF2927 domain-containing protein — protein MRRVILPICLLLGACVPGTYSYHEPATRAAMPEEAGMPPMKAFSAPRPLPPQRSNRDIQRDILDLGFQLESGRMLQHFSRFEGPITVRVTGEPPITLISDLNRLMHRLQTEAGINISRVSEGPANITIEAVSRDAIQRSLPKAACFVVPNISRLSQYRAARNSRATDWSQLRQRERIAIFVPNDTSPQEVRDCLHEELAQALGPLNDLYRLSDSVFNDDNVHAVLTGFDMLVLKVFYAPELRAGMTRREVEERLPAILSRLNPAGDGLAPRFAGSTPRAWIDAIQTALGPGARPLERRAAATDAVRIAQAVGWNDHRRAFSHFALGRITQASDPDFAQEQFVLAERFYEANPGTDLHRAFAAAQLAAYAIAQGRGEDALMLIGPHLATAERAENAALLATLMMLRAEALDLSGRVSEAQAVRLDSLGWARYGYGADWAVRAKLREVGALSPLKGPNG, from the coding sequence ATGCGTCGTGTCATTCTACCGATCTGCCTGCTGCTAGGGGCCTGTGTGCCCGGCACCTATAGCTATCACGAACCGGCCACCCGCGCCGCGATGCCGGAAGAGGCCGGGATGCCGCCGATGAAGGCGTTTTCCGCCCCCCGCCCCCTGCCCCCGCAACGCTCCAACCGCGATATTCAGCGCGACATCCTCGATCTTGGATTTCAGCTTGAGTCGGGTCGCATGCTGCAACATTTCTCGCGCTTCGAGGGGCCGATCACCGTGCGCGTGACCGGCGAACCTCCGATCACCCTCATTTCAGACCTCAACCGCCTGATGCACCGCCTGCAAACCGAGGCGGGGATCAACATCAGCCGCGTCTCCGAAGGCCCCGCCAATATCACCATCGAGGCCGTCAGCCGCGACGCCATCCAGCGCAGCCTGCCCAAGGCCGCCTGTTTCGTCGTGCCCAATATCTCGCGCCTGTCGCAATACCGCGCCGCCCGCAATTCCCGCGCCACGGATTGGAGCCAGCTGCGCCAACGCGAGAGAATCGCCATCTTCGTTCCCAATGACACCAGCCCGCAAGAGGTGCGCGATTGCCTGCACGAGGAACTCGCGCAGGCCCTTGGCCCCCTCAACGATCTTTACCGCCTCTCGGACAGCGTCTTTAACGATGACAACGTCCATGCCGTGCTCACCGGATTCGACATGCTGGTGCTCAAGGTGTTTTACGCCCCCGAATTGCGCGCCGGCATGACCCGCCGCGAAGTCGAAGAACGTCTGCCCGCGATCCTGTCGCGCCTCAATCCCGCCGGGGATGGGTTGGCCCCGCGTTTTGCCGGATCCACCCCCCGCGCTTGGATCGACGCCATCCAGACGGCTCTTGGGCCGGGCGCGCGCCCGCTGGAACGCCGCGCCGCCGCAACAGATGCGGTGCGCATCGCGCAGGCCGTCGGCTGGAACGATCACCGCCGCGCCTTCAGCCATTTCGCGCTAGGCCGGATCACCCAAGCCTCCGATCCCGATTTCGCACAGGAACAATTTGTCCTTGCCGAACGCTTCTACGAGGCGAACCCCGGCACAGACCTGCACCGTGCCTTTGCCGCCGCCCAACTGGCCGCCTATGCCATCGCCCAAGGGCGCGGCGAGGATGCGCTGATGCTGATCGGCCCACATCTGGCCACGGCTGAGCGCGCCGAAAACGCGGCCCTCTTGGCCACGCTGATGATGCTGCGCGCCGAGGCGCTCGATCTCTCGGGCCGCGTCTCAGAGGCGCAGGCCGTCAGGCTGGACAGTCTGGGCTGGGCGCGTTACGGGTATGGCGCGGATTGGGCCGTGCGTGCCAAACTGCGCGAAGTTGGCGCGCTCAGCCCGCTCAAAGGACCGAACGGGTAA
- a CDS encoding vWA domain-containing protein has protein sequence MFLPFFENLRRAGLPVSLREYLTFLEAMGRGLVTYDVDGFYYLARTAMVKDERHIDRFDQAFSASFSGLEAISTQDVLDAVDLPAEWLQKLAEKHLTPQERAEIEALGGFEKLMETLRERLKEQQGRHQGGSKWIGTAGTSPFGAYGYNPEGVRIGQDESRHRRAVKVWDKREFRNLDDSVELGTRNIKVALKRLRKWARDGAAEELDLDGTIRATAEHGYLDVQTRPERRNAVKVLLFLDVGGSMDPHIKVVEELFSAARAEFKHLEYYYFHNCLYEGVWRDNARRWNAQIPTQEVLRTYGPDYKCIFVGDASMSPYEIAYPGGANEHWNAEAGQVWLSRARSQWPHHLWINPVPQGEWGYTQSIAMIREIFEDRMVPMTLAGLDQGMRALLR, from the coding sequence ATGTTCCTGCCGTTCTTTGAGAACCTAAGACGCGCGGGCCTGCCGGTTTCCTTGCGCGAATACCTGACCTTTCTCGAGGCGATGGGGCGCGGCCTTGTCACCTATGACGTCGACGGCTTCTACTACCTCGCCCGCACCGCGATGGTGAAAGACGAGCGTCATATCGACCGCTTTGATCAGGCCTTTTCCGCCAGCTTTTCCGGGCTAGAGGCCATCAGCACCCAAGACGTGCTTGATGCCGTCGACCTGCCCGCCGAATGGCTGCAAAAACTGGCCGAAAAGCATCTGACACCCCAAGAGCGCGCCGAAATCGAGGCGCTTGGCGGGTTCGAGAAGCTGATGGAAACGCTGCGCGAGCGCCTCAAGGAACAGCAGGGTCGCCATCAGGGCGGCTCGAAATGGATCGGCACCGCTGGCACATCGCCCTTCGGGGCCTATGGCTACAATCCCGAGGGTGTGCGCATTGGTCAGGATGAAAGCCGCCACCGACGCGCGGTCAAGGTCTGGGATAAACGCGAATTCCGCAATCTCGACGACTCGGTCGAACTGGGCACGCGCAACATCAAGGTCGCGCTGAAGCGCCTGCGCAAATGGGCGCGCGACGGGGCCGCCGAAGAACTTGATCTTGACGGCACCATCCGCGCCACCGCCGAACATGGCTATCTTGATGTGCAAACCCGGCCAGAGCGGCGCAATGCGGTCAAAGTGCTGCTCTTTCTCGATGTCGGCGGCTCGATGGACCCGCATATCAAGGTGGTCGAGGAACTTTTCAGTGCCGCCCGCGCCGAATTCAAACATCTTGAATATTACTACTTCCACAATTGCCTCTATGAAGGCGTGTGGCGCGACAATGCCCGCCGCTGGAATGCCCAGATCCCAACCCAAGAGGTGCTGCGCACCTATGGGCCGGATTACAAATGCATCTTCGTCGGCGACGCCAGCATGTCACCCTATGAAATCGCCTATCCCGGCGGCGCCAATGAACACTGGAACGCCGAAGCCGGACAGGTCTGGCTCTCTCGCGCGCGCAGCCAATGGCCGCATCACCTCTGGATCAACCCGGTGCCACAGGGCGAATGGGGCTATACCCAGTCCATCGCCATGATCCGCGAGATTTTCGAGGACCGCATGGTGCCCATGACCCTCGCCGGGCTCGATCAAGGCATGCGGGCACTGCTGCGTTAA
- a CDS encoding PqqD family peptide modification chaperone: MRAMLHPVRQFAARLRAASDSAECLLRFDTVPQEVVLGRAEAVAGALSEVMPGWGCRSLPGAPSEAVPVTRVTAEDSGRYSYQSWWSRAPLTDLGLAGATCGVVADLVQSYCDARPEMIGLHCGAVEVGGHLLAFTGPYRAGKTTLVTRLAAEPGVRLYCDDVLPVNPDGQGVALGVQPRLRLPLPEGVSDGFRVYVADHLTVQDRRYGYVRCDGQAPLGTQAPLAGLIVLRREASGPARLHRMRVADAVAHMIRQNIADPGETEAHYDRLAALGAQLFCATLVYSDLEEAVQVVRDLCAAPELPGSGVQIGPMLPPDPVEAETVPADLAQVFCRAEEVSAREIGQDVFLWQMAGRNFFRLNPVAGAVWALLEEPCYGHDIAETLAEVFVGTPQTMIADDLSDLLGQMCARGLVRAEG, encoded by the coding sequence ATGCGCGCCATGTTGCATCCGGTAAGACAGTTTGCGGCCCGGCTGCGCGCGGCGTCTGACTCCGCAGAATGCCTGTTGCGGTTCGACACCGTGCCGCAGGAGGTGGTGCTAGGCCGCGCCGAGGCGGTGGCCGGGGCGTTGTCAGAGGTGATGCCGGGCTGGGGCTGTCGGAGCCTGCCGGGAGCGCCCTCTGAGGCCGTGCCGGTGACGCGGGTCACAGCAGAGGACAGCGGGCGCTATAGCTATCAGTCGTGGTGGTCGCGCGCGCCGTTGACCGATCTGGGGCTGGCGGGGGCGACCTGTGGCGTGGTGGCCGACCTGGTGCAAAGCTATTGCGATGCGCGCCCTGAAATGATCGGGCTGCATTGTGGCGCGGTCGAGGTGGGGGGACATCTCTTGGCCTTTACCGGGCCATATCGGGCGGGCAAGACGACGCTGGTCACGCGGCTGGCGGCAGAGCCGGGGGTGCGGCTTTATTGCGACGATGTGTTGCCGGTGAACCCAGACGGGCAGGGCGTGGCGCTTGGGGTTCAGCCGCGCCTGCGCCTGCCCTTGCCTGAGGGGGTTTCGGATGGGTTTCGCGTCTATGTTGCGGATCATCTGACGGTGCAGGACCGGCGCTATGGCTATGTGCGGTGTGACGGGCAGGCCCCGCTGGGTACGCAGGCCCCCTTGGCGGGGCTGATCGTGCTGCGGCGTGAAGCCTCTGGTCCGGCGCGGCTGCACCGGATGCGGGTTGCGGATGCGGTGGCCCATATGATCCGCCAGAATATCGCCGATCCCGGCGAGACCGAGGCGCATTATGATCGGCTTGCGGCGCTTGGTGCGCAGCTTTTCTGCGCGACGCTGGTCTATAGCGATCTGGAGGAGGCGGTGCAGGTGGTGCGCGATCTCTGTGCTGCGCCAGAATTGCCGGGGAGCGGCGTGCAGATTGGCCCGATGCTGCCACCTGATCCGGTGGAGGCGGAGACCGTGCCAGCCGATCTGGCGCAGGTGTTTTGCCGCGCCGAAGAGGTCAGCGCGCGCGAGATCGGGCAGGATGTGTTTTTGTGGCAGATGGCGGGGCGCAATTTCTTTCGCCTCAATCCCGTAGCCGGGGCGGTTTGGGCGCTGTTGGAGGAGCCGTGCTATGGCCATGACATTGCCGAAACGCTGGCAGAGGTCTTTGTGGGCACGCCCCAAACGATGATTGCCGACGATCTGTCGGACCTTCTGGGGCAGATGTGCGCGCGCGGGCTGGTGCGCGCCGAGGGTTAA
- a CDS encoding RSP_2648 family PIN domain-containing protein has product MKVLLDTCVIYPTVMREMILGVAAGGAFEPLWSERILGEWLRAVVKLGPGAEAQAAGEAALMTARWPRACVTYPPSLEARLWLPDPADRHVLAAAIAGSADGILTLNARDFPRQTLAEEGVWRADPDGFLHGIWQAQPDLVAAVAETVLDKARALSERDWDMRPLLKKAKLPRLAKALGAN; this is encoded by the coding sequence ATGAAAGTCTTGCTTGACACCTGCGTGATCTATCCCACGGTGATGCGGGAAATGATCCTGGGGGTCGCGGCGGGCGGCGCGTTTGAGCCGCTTTGGTCTGAGCGTATCCTTGGCGAATGGCTGCGCGCGGTGGTCAAGCTGGGACCGGGGGCCGAGGCGCAGGCGGCGGGCGAGGCGGCGCTGATGACTGCGCGCTGGCCGCGGGCGTGCGTGACCTATCCGCCGTCGCTGGAGGCGCGGCTGTGGTTGCCTGATCCGGCGGATCGCCATGTTCTGGCAGCGGCGATTGCTGGCTCTGCGGATGGGATCCTCACGCTGAATGCCCGCGATTTTCCACGCCAAACGCTGGCCGAAGAAGGGGTTTGGCGGGCTGATCCGGATGGGTTTTTGCACGGTATCTGGCAGGCGCAACCGGACCTGGTGGCTGCGGTGGCCGAAACGGTGCTGGACAAGGCGCGGGCGCTGTCGGAGCGCGACTGGGACATGCGCCCGCTTTTGAAAAAGGCCAAGTTGCCGCGTCTGGCCAAGGCGCTTGGGGCTAACTGA
- a CDS encoding RSP_2647 family RNA methyltransferase: MTPPPYPVIRLRPNVEPRAIRHGAPWVFDNEIVTDRRTKALSAGTIALLEDADRAPLGLVAVNMASKIMARMMERDVSVAIDRAWLVARLTRAYEMRARMHDAPYYRLVHAEADGLPGVVIDRFDDIAVIQPNAAWAEAMLDDLVAAVQEVTGVGTVLKNAGGRARGLEGLDDQSAVLAGVAPEGPVPVPMNGAIYMADLLGGQKTGLFYDQRPNHAFAARLAKGARVLDMFSHVGGFSLAALAAGAEYALAVDGSDPALGLATQGAARMGLAERFETRRGDAFDVMEALAAEGAQFDVVICDPPAFAPSKQAMEKGLRAYERVARLAAPLVAPGGYLALCSCSHAADLSKFRAACTRGIGRAGRVGPLIHTGFAGPDHPLHANLAESGYLKALFYRL; this comes from the coding sequence ATGACACCGCCCCCTTATCCTGTGATCCGCCTTCGCCCGAATGTCGAGCCGCGCGCCATCCGTCATGGTGCGCCTTGGGTATTCGATAATGAAATCGTGACCGACCGGCGCACCAAGGCGCTGAGCGCGGGCACTATCGCACTTTTGGAGGATGCGGACCGCGCGCCTCTGGGCCTTGTCGCGGTCAATATGGCGTCAAAGATCATGGCGCGGATGATGGAACGCGATGTCAGCGTGGCCATTGATCGCGCGTGGCTGGTGGCGCGTCTGACCCGCGCCTATGAGATGCGCGCGCGGATGCATGACGCGCCCTATTACCGTTTGGTACATGCCGAGGCCGATGGGCTGCCCGGCGTTGTCATTGACCGCTTTGACGATATTGCCGTGATCCAGCCCAACGCAGCCTGGGCCGAGGCGATGCTGGACGATCTGGTGGCCGCCGTGCAAGAGGTGACAGGCGTGGGCACCGTGCTCAAGAACGCCGGGGGCCGGGCGCGGGGGCTGGAGGGGCTTGACGATCAGAGCGCTGTTCTGGCGGGTGTGGCACCCGAAGGGCCGGTGCCGGTGCCGATGAACGGGGCCATTTACATGGCCGATCTCTTGGGCGGTCAGAAGACCGGGCTTTTCTATGATCAACGCCCCAATCACGCCTTTGCGGCGCGTCTGGCAAAGGGCGCGCGGGTGCTGGATATGTTCAGCCATGTGGGCGGGTTCTCATTGGCCGCTCTGGCCGCGGGGGCAGAGTATGCGCTGGCGGTCGATGGGTCAGACCCTGCGCTGGGCCTTGCAACACAAGGTGCGGCGCGCATGGGGCTGGCCGAGCGTTTCGAGACGCGGCGTGGCGATGCGTTCGACGTGATGGAGGCGTTGGCGGCAGAGGGCGCGCAATTTGATGTGGTCATCTGTGATCCGCCGGCCTTTGCGCCGAGCAAACAGGCGATGGAAAAGGGGCTGCGCGCCTATGAGCGGGTGGCGCGGCTTGCGGCACCTTTGGTGGCACCGGGCGGCTATCTGGCGCTTTGTTCCTGTTCGCATGCGGCGGATTTGAGCAAGTTTCGCGCTGCCTGCACGCGCGGCATTGGGCGCGCGGGGCGGGTGGGGCCGTTGATCCATACCGGCTTTGCCGGGCCGGATCATCCGCTGCATGCCAATCTGGCAGAGTCTGGCTATCTCAAGGCGCTGTTCTATCGGTTATGA